A genomic segment from Methanolobus zinderi encodes:
- a CDS encoding helix-turn-helix transcriptional regulator encodes MVNILRKKLLDVMFSSEKRKNVLLFLKDGSRGMEEILRHLETTRQALLPQMRILEDHHLITDSDDTYSLTVLGELVVDKASPLLKTVDLLDVDIDYWGTRNLEFLPPALLEGLNGISVCRVITPPLTDLYEVHKDFHNESKNPGATYAVTAFLYPNYNQIFTELLASGVEVNFIVSKELFEKIRANHRENFQRLLENESFRMYVYNKDMDFLFFTYDDFHILINLLKKDGTFDNKHVLCDSMDSLEWGSEFFEYCRENSTPVTEI; translated from the coding sequence GTGGTCAATATATTAAGAAAAAAGTTACTTGATGTGATGTTCTCTTCGGAGAAAAGAAAGAACGTACTTCTTTTTCTAAAAGATGGTTCACGGGGAATGGAGGAAATACTCCGTCATCTGGAAACCACCAGACAGGCCCTACTCCCACAGATGCGTATACTTGAAGACCATCACCTGATTACTGATTCGGATGATACATATAGCCTCACAGTCCTCGGTGAACTTGTAGTTGATAAAGCTAGTCCGCTACTCAAAACTGTTGACCTTCTTGACGTGGATATTGATTACTGGGGAACACGCAATCTTGAGTTTCTTCCACCTGCCTTGCTTGAAGGATTGAACGGGATCAGTGTATGCAGGGTTATAACACCTCCTCTTACGGACCTGTATGAGGTACATAAGGACTTCCACAATGAAAGCAAGAACCCCGGAGCCACATATGCGGTAACTGCATTCCTGTATCCTAATTACAACCAGATATTCACAGAATTACTTGCCAGCGGTGTAGAGGTGAATTTTATTGTCTCAAAGGAGCTGTTTGAGAAAATCCGGGCCAATCACAGGGAAAATTTTCAAAGGCTTCTTGAAAACGAGTCCTTTAGAATGTATGTATACAACAAAGACATGGATTTTCTGTTTTTCACCTATGATGATTTCCATATCCTGATCAACCTGCTCAAAAAAGACGGCACTTTCGATAATAAACATGTTCTGTGCGATAGTATGGATTCTCTGGAATGGGGAAGTGAATTCTTTGAATACTGTCGGGAGAACTCCACTCCTGTAACTGAAATCTAA
- a CDS encoding GNAT family N-acetyltransferase, whose amino-acid sequence MNNFFESERLVFRSWTQEDKDEFRKLNADQEVMKYFPDVLSHEESDLLFDRIRKNMAEKGYGLWAVEIKKSGDFIGFIGFNNADFRAFFTPCIEIVWRLKSEAWGKGFATEGAKRCLRFGFEDLGFSDIYSFTAVENTRSEMVMKRIGMIRIAEFDHPEVPMDSSLSRHVLYMINKKNFFSDLTRSPTD is encoded by the coding sequence ATGAATAATTTCTTTGAATCAGAACGGCTTGTGTTCAGATCCTGGACACAGGAAGATAAGGATGAATTCAGAAAACTGAATGCAGATCAGGAAGTTATGAAGTACTTTCCCGATGTCCTGTCCCATGAAGAAAGTGATCTGCTGTTTGACAGGATCAGAAAGAATATGGCAGAAAAAGGCTATGGGTTGTGGGCTGTAGAAATAAAGAAAAGTGGCGATTTCATTGGTTTTATCGGCTTTAATAATGCAGATTTCAGGGCTTTTTTCACACCATGTATAGAGATTGTCTGGAGACTGAAAAGTGAAGCATGGGGCAAAGGATTTGCTACTGAGGGTGCAAAGCGGTGTTTGAGGTTTGGCTTTGAAGATCTCGGTTTCAGTGATATCTACTCCTTTACAGCAGTTGAGAACACAAGATCTGAAATGGTGATGAAAAGGATCGGAATGATCAGAATCGCAGAATTCGATCATCCTGAAGTGCCAATGGATAGTAGTTTAAGTAGGCACGTTTTATACATGATAAACAAAAAGAATTTTTTTTCAGACCTGACCCGGAGTCCTACAGATTAA
- a CDS encoding dienelactone hydrolase family protein translates to MKALFLCLLMILIVGLSGCVSDTDETTGEETDVNTSTAESEVNLSQVEIVSDGQTYPAYVAAPTTEGEKPAVVLIHSFNGMEPGYVDLTEDLASEGYVVISPEWQTFEQSPADATVQQLILDSVDYLGTRSDVDTERLGLTGFCAGGRYTMLFLPQMQEFASGVAWYGFPYSGGTEAQPEQPAELIDQLEAPILIIHGTSDEASSISDIYAYATELDAEDKYFEMKIYQGQPHGFMIEDGELSDSFEAQDAYWQMVTFFDRTLKQ, encoded by the coding sequence ATGAAAGCATTATTTCTTTGTCTTTTGATGATATTAATCGTCGGCTTATCCGGCTGTGTAAGTGACACAGATGAGACCACCGGCGAAGAAACGGATGTCAACACAAGTACAGCGGAATCTGAGGTAAACCTGAGCCAGGTGGAAATAGTTAGTGACGGTCAGACCTATCCGGCTTATGTGGCCGCACCCACAACGGAAGGTGAGAAACCTGCAGTGGTCCTGATACACTCATTCAACGGGATGGAACCCGGTTACGTAGATCTCACTGAAGATCTTGCTTCGGAAGGGTATGTGGTGATATCTCCCGAATGGCAGACCTTTGAACAGTCACCGGCTGATGCAACTGTCCAGCAGTTGATACTTGACTCGGTTGACTATCTTGGAACAAGGTCTGATGTGGACACTGAGCGACTCGGTCTCACAGGTTTTTGTGCAGGAGGACGCTATACAATGCTCTTCCTACCTCAGATGCAGGAGTTTGCATCCGGGGTTGCCTGGTATGGTTTCCCGTACTCAGGAGGTACTGAGGCTCAGCCCGAGCAACCCGCTGAACTCATTGACCAGCTTGAAGCACCGATACTGATAATTCACGGGACAAGTGATGAGGCAAGCAGCATATCTGACATATATGCATATGCAACTGAGCTGGATGCCGAGGATAAGTACTTTGAAATGAAAATATATCAGGGACAACCACATGGTTTCATGATCGAGGACGGAGAACTGTCTGATAGTTTTGAAGCACAGGATGCATACTGGCAGATGGTCACATTCTTTGACCGTACACTGAAACAATGA
- a CDS encoding TrkA C-terminal domain-containing protein, producing the protein MAAALVTLFAIVILSLIVTRIATIALTLTGMSSEVARFQARSALTGAGFTTSESETMMSHPIRRRIIMTLMLVGNAGIVTVIASIILVSVNIGSTSWLGQITIIAAGLMILLALTQSRWVDKNLTRLINFALMKWTSIETTDTASLIYLGGEYQVSELEIEPEDWLADKTLAEMNLPDEGVLILGIQKPNGEYNGTPHASTKIRIGDILLLYGSGKSIHSLDVRRKGIIGEVEHERAIIKQKKMMEEQIEDKDESNEEDEG; encoded by the coding sequence ATGGCAGCAGCTTTAGTAACACTTTTTGCGATTGTGATCCTGTCACTAATCGTAACCCGAATAGCTACAATAGCACTGACACTTACAGGAATGTCCAGCGAAGTGGCACGTTTTCAGGCACGATCGGCATTGACTGGTGCCGGTTTTACCACCAGTGAATCCGAAACCATGATGAGCCATCCTATCCGTCGCAGGATAATCATGACACTCATGCTGGTAGGTAATGCAGGGATAGTCACAGTGATAGCTTCTATTATCCTTGTTTCCGTTAATATCGGAAGTACAAGCTGGCTTGGTCAGATAACTATTATCGCTGCCGGGTTGATGATACTTCTTGCACTGACACAAAGCAGGTGGGTGGACAAAAACCTGACCCGGCTCATTAACTTTGCACTTATGAAATGGACCAGTATCGAAACAACGGATACTGCAAGTCTTATCTATCTTGGAGGGGAATACCAGGTTTCCGAACTTGAAATCGAACCCGAGGACTGGCTGGCAGATAAAACACTTGCAGAAATGAACCTGCCCGATGAAGGAGTACTTATACTCGGTATCCAGAAACCCAACGGAGAATACAACGGCACTCCGCATGCCTCTACAAAGATCAGGATCGGTGACATCCTGCTTCTTTATGGAAGCGGAAAATCCATACACTCACTCGATGTAAGGCGCAAAGGAATTATCGGTGAAGTTGAGCATGAAAGGGCTATAATAAAACAAAAGAAGATGATGGAAGAACAGATCGAAGACAAGGACGAATCAAATGAAGAGGATGAAGGATAG
- a CDS encoding ferritin produces MIHEERSKLSEKTLDLKRAIDSLKEELEAVDWYNQRADACTDENLKKILIHNANEEKEHAAMLIEWIRQHDENFADELKDYLFSEEEDIASLED; encoded by the coding sequence ATGATACATGAAGAAAGAAGTAAATTATCAGAAAAGACACTGGACCTCAAGAGAGCAATCGACTCACTCAAAGAGGAACTTGAAGCAGTAGACTGGTATAACCAGAGAGCTGATGCATGTACCGATGAGAATCTGAAAAAGATACTGATCCACAACGCGAATGAAGAAAAAGAACATGCTGCCATGCTTATCGAGTGGATAAGACAGCATGATGAGAATTTTGCAGACGAACTTAAAGACTATCTTTTCAGCGAAGAAGAAGACATAGCAAGTCTTGAAGACTGA
- a CDS encoding UPF0182 family protein: MKATKILFLLILVLFLGMGSLIGIYTDYLWFEMIGYTSVFTTILQWRLLTIIPGFIIAFVFLYLNAKIARDSISKILAEKNIPYEKIDNLSVLIGIAAFSAFFGLIFSGNWRTILLYLNGTSFGIEDPILMNDIGFYVFELPFLHMIRGVLFGLTIISLVLVLVLYIYRLEPVFQDESSSAADDEDFYSLKSGPSAGEVLEKLPAKVLIHLSALLALLLALIAFGFFLDRYDILFSQQGVVAGAGYTDVHIRLPILNILTILSLLTAVALLANVKLKNIKIPVIGVVLIVVFFLASSFVPNVYQQFRVEPTEFQLEEPYLEYNINYTRMAFGLSDIEERSFDVNSDLTLSELENNSEVTENIRIWDRRALEQTYRQLQQIRTYYTFDNVDTDRYHTEDGYRQYMISARELDTTQLAPEARTWVNERLVYTHGFGVVMNPVSTKTDDGRPVFVLRDIPPVGEFNVSNPRIYYGEITNDYKIADSGKAEFDYPSGGQNVFTQYEGTSGIVLDSFIKRLLFAYTFSEPKFVLSEYMNDNARLMYRQQIMERTQTIAPFLEYDSDPYPVVYEGKVYWIIDAYTTAENYPYSETYSGTNFNDINYIRNSVKVVIDSYEGSVDFYVMEDEPVVDTYSNIFPELFKPFSEMPPGLQEHIRYPKDFFRVQMDLYQNYHMTSPETFYNKEDAWEIPREVYRGGSIDMEPYYMITELPNGGELEYVLLQPFTPRNRENMIAWIAARCDEPYYGEIKHYELPKGELIYGPTQIESRIDQDPDISEQLTLWGQTGSRVIRGNLLVVPIGNSILYTEPIFISAEESEIPELRRVVASSGQRVIMGETLEESLQMLAGGTIVQEDGEVIEVSTATRNLAQEALDHYNRAQENLREGDWAAYGEEIDQMEEVLNQLAEGVQETNTSAT; the protein is encoded by the coding sequence ATGAAAGCTACAAAAATACTTTTCCTCTTAATACTGGTATTATTTTTAGGTATGGGAAGTCTCATTGGAATATACACGGACTATCTGTGGTTTGAGATGATCGGATATACATCCGTTTTCACCACAATATTACAGTGGAGACTGCTCACAATAATACCCGGTTTTATAATTGCGTTCGTATTTCTTTATCTGAATGCAAAGATCGCAAGGGATTCTATAAGCAAGATACTTGCTGAGAAAAACATTCCTTATGAAAAAATAGATAATCTCTCCGTTTTAATCGGTATCGCAGCTTTTTCGGCCTTCTTTGGTCTGATCTTCAGTGGCAACTGGAGAACCATTCTGCTATACCTGAACGGCACTTCTTTCGGAATAGAGGACCCCATCCTTATGAATGATATAGGGTTCTACGTATTCGAGCTTCCGTTCCTTCATATGATCAGGGGTGTGCTGTTCGGACTGACCATTATATCTCTTGTACTGGTCCTTGTTCTTTACATATACAGGCTTGAACCTGTATTTCAGGACGAGAGCTCTAGTGCAGCAGACGATGAAGACTTTTATAGCCTGAAAAGTGGTCCGAGTGCAGGCGAAGTCCTTGAAAAGCTGCCTGCAAAGGTTCTCATTCACCTATCCGCACTGCTTGCTTTGCTGCTTGCATTGATTGCCTTTGGATTTTTCCTTGACAGGTATGATATATTGTTCTCCCAGCAGGGAGTGGTAGCCGGAGCGGGTTATACAGATGTGCATATAAGGCTACCGATATTAAACATACTGACGATACTCTCACTACTCACAGCAGTAGCCCTGCTGGCAAATGTGAAACTCAAGAATATCAAGATCCCGGTTATCGGTGTTGTGCTGATCGTGGTGTTCTTCCTGGCAAGTTCATTCGTACCGAATGTATACCAGCAATTCAGGGTGGAACCCACGGAGTTCCAGCTTGAGGAACCTTACCTTGAGTACAATATCAACTACACTAGGATGGCCTTTGGCTTATCAGACATAGAGGAACGCTCCTTTGATGTGAATTCGGACCTGACACTATCTGAACTGGAGAATAACAGCGAGGTGACGGAAAACATTAGAATATGGGACCGGCGCGCCCTTGAGCAGACCTATCGGCAGCTTCAGCAGATCAGGACCTATTACACGTTTGATAATGTGGACACCGACCGCTATCACACCGAGGATGGATACAGGCAGTATATGATATCGGCAAGGGAACTGGATACCACTCAGCTCGCACCTGAGGCCAGGACCTGGGTAAACGAACGTCTTGTGTATACCCATGGATTCGGTGTTGTGATGAATCCTGTAAGTACCAAGACAGACGACGGCCGGCCGGTATTTGTTCTGCGTGACATTCCTCCTGTGGGAGAATTCAATGTCTCCAATCCGCGTATCTACTACGGAGAGATCACAAACGATTACAAGATAGCGGATTCAGGAAAAGCTGAATTCGATTACCCGAGCGGAGGACAGAATGTCTTTACTCAGTATGAAGGTACAAGTGGAATAGTTCTGGATTCGTTCATAAAGAGACTGCTATTTGCATATACTTTCAGCGAACCCAAGTTCGTCCTGAGTGAGTACATGAACGATAACGCACGTCTGATGTATCGCCAGCAGATCATGGAAAGGACGCAGACCATAGCTCCATTCCTTGAATACGACAGTGACCCGTATCCTGTGGTCTATGAAGGTAAGGTCTACTGGATAATTGATGCCTATACGACCGCTGAGAATTATCCTTACTCAGAAACCTACTCTGGAACAAATTTCAATGACATTAACTATATCAGGAATTCCGTGAAGGTTGTTATTGATTCCTATGAAGGTAGCGTGGATTTCTATGTCATGGAAGACGAACCTGTGGTTGATACCTATTCGAATATCTTCCCTGAACTGTTCAAACCCTTCAGTGAAATGCCTCCGGGACTTCAGGAGCATATACGTTATCCGAAGGATTTCTTCAGGGTTCAGATGGATCTGTACCAGAACTATCATATGACAAGTCCCGAGACATTCTACAACAAGGAAGATGCATGGGAGATTCCGAGAGAGGTCTACAGGGGAGGCAGCATTGATATGGAACCGTATTATATGATAACGGAACTCCCCAACGGAGGAGAACTTGAATATGTCCTGCTGCAACCTTTCACACCCCGCAACAGGGAAAATATGATCGCCTGGATCGCTGCAAGATGTGATGAACCATATTATGGTGAGATCAAGCATTATGAGCTGCCAAAGGGTGAACTGATCTATGGTCCTACCCAGATAGAATCCAGAATAGACCAGGATCCTGACATTTCCGAGCAGCTTACCCTCTGGGGTCAGACCGGCTCAAGGGTGATCAGGGGTAACCTGCTGGTGGTACCCATAGGCAATTCCATATTGTACACAGAACCTATCTTCATAAGTGCTGAAGAGTCCGAGATCCCGGAACTCAGGCGGGTCGTGGCATCCTCAGGCCAGAGGGTCATCATGGGCGAGACCCTTGAAGAGTCCCTCCAGATGCTTGCAGGCGGCACTATCGTCCAGGAAGATGGTGAAGTGATCGAGGTATCCACTGCCACACGCAATCTTGCTCAGGAGGCACTTGACCACTATAACAGGGCTCAGGAGAATCTCAGAGAAGGTGACTGGGCAGCTTACGGAGAAGAGATAGATCAGATGGAAGAAGTACTTAACCAGTTAGCAGAGGGCGTACAGGAAACGAACACCAGTGCGACCTGA
- a CDS encoding YggS family pyridoxal phosphate-dependent enzyme, protein MSVKENVTQILKEIGDVTLVCVSKTVEPERINESIKAGATIIGENRIQEFEEKAEDILPCEKHFIGHLQTNKVKNAVQYFDLIQSADSLKVIREIDKRAEETGKIQDILLQVNIGDEPQKYGLGLDEIESVMQEIPSFDKVRVRGLMCIPPFVPPEQARHYFRKMKVLFDEIKEEYTNGDNIDMKELSMGMSNDYMVAIEEGATMVRVGSAIFGERD, encoded by the coding sequence ATGTCAGTAAAAGAAAATGTAACTCAGATCCTTAAGGAAATCGGAGATGTAACACTTGTCTGCGTTAGTAAGACAGTTGAACCCGAAAGGATAAACGAATCCATAAAAGCCGGAGCTACGATCATAGGCGAGAACAGGATTCAGGAGTTCGAGGAAAAGGCTGAGGACATACTCCCATGTGAAAAACACTTCATAGGACATCTCCAGACCAATAAGGTGAAAAATGCAGTCCAGTATTTTGATCTCATCCAGTCGGCGGACTCCCTGAAAGTGATACGGGAAATTGACAAGAGGGCTGAAGAGACAGGAAAGATACAGGATATACTGCTGCAGGTCAATATCGGCGATGAACCGCAGAAGTACGGCCTTGGGCTTGATGAGATCGAATCTGTTATGCAGGAGATACCTTCGTTTGATAAAGTGCGAGTCAGGGGACTTATGTGTATCCCTCCTTTTGTGCCGCCGGAGCAGGCACGACATTATTTCAGAAAAATGAAAGTCCTTTTTGATGAAATTAAGGAAGAATATACAAACGGCGATAACATTGACATGAAGGAACTGTCCATGGGAATGTCAAATGACTACATGGTAGCCATTGAAGAAGGAGCTACGATGGTACGTGTGGGTTCTGCTATATTCGGCGAAAGAGATTAA
- a CDS encoding KamA family radical SAM protein, protein MSEEWKNQIKNQINTLEQLEEIINVTDSEREAIETLNTRWGTTPYFASLMDKDDPNCPVRKQVVPSLNEKHNEYGMKDYLVWKENRATEEVRPDSIARQYKDRVAFTVLQQCGIYCRHCFRKELVVDDDLKLDFNVDAGIEWIREHPEVRDVLVTGGDPLLLSDEQLEYLIDSLRSIPHVEMIRIGSRLPIVLPHRITDKLKEILGGYHEVPIWLNTQCNHPKEITDKTRRAVYDLVTSGVNVGNQAVLLKGINDDALVMRELHQKLLSARIRPYYIFYCEPAPGIDHFRTPVEKGAELIRDGLRGHTTGLAQPMYVIATNVGKIPLMPDYYIMGKDEEKYTLRNHRGELTEIPNIPE, encoded by the coding sequence ATGAGTGAAGAATGGAAGAATCAGATCAAAAATCAAATTAATACTTTAGAACAGCTCGAAGAAATAATCAACGTAACAGACAGTGAAAGAGAAGCTATTGAAACCCTCAATACACGCTGGGGTACCACACCTTATTTTGCTTCTCTTATGGATAAGGATGATCCGAACTGTCCTGTCAGAAAACAGGTCGTTCCTTCCCTCAATGAAAAACATAATGAGTACGGAATGAAGGACTATCTGGTCTGGAAAGAGAACCGTGCCACCGAAGAGGTGCGCCCTGACAGTATCGCCAGACAGTATAAGGACAGGGTTGCTTTTACCGTACTGCAACAGTGTGGGATCTATTGTAGGCATTGTTTCAGGAAGGAACTTGTAGTGGACGACGACCTGAAACTCGATTTCAATGTTGATGCAGGAATCGAATGGATACGTGAGCATCCTGAGGTAAGGGATGTGCTCGTTACAGGAGGAGATCCGCTTCTGCTATCTGACGAGCAGCTTGAGTATCTCATTGACAGTCTCAGATCCATCCCGCATGTGGAAATGATCCGTATCGGTTCACGTCTGCCTATTGTGCTTCCACACAGGATCACCGACAAACTGAAAGAAATACTCGGTGGTTATCATGAAGTACCCATATGGCTGAACACACAGTGTAATCATCCGAAGGAGATCACGGACAAAACCAGACGTGCTGTTTACGACCTTGTTACTTCAGGAGTGAACGTAGGGAATCAGGCAGTGCTTCTGAAAGGTATCAATGACGATGCACTTGTCATGCGTGAGCTGCACCAGAAACTGTTAAGTGCAAGGATAAGACCCTACTACATCTTCTACTGTGAACCCGCGCCTGGCATCGATCACTTCCGGACTCCCGTTGAAAAGGGAGCAGAACTGATCCGTGACGGGCTGAGAGGTCACACGACAGGACTTGCACAGCCCATGTACGTGATAGCAACAAATGTGGGCAAGATACCTCTGATGCCCGATTACTATATTATGGGTAAGGACGAGGAAAAATACACCCTGAGAAACCATCGGGGAGAGCTGACAGAAATACCCAACATCCCGGAATGA
- a CDS encoding ATP-grasp domain-containing protein gives MKQNVFVVGMDRFNLEKLRRLPEAEECDFHAALYIDEIRNVSRYDMDALIATAEQRIKETPGGIHAVVSYFDFPATDLVPIIAKTFGIPGPDLESMLKCQHKYWSRLAQQQVIPDHIPAFHAFDPADDDPFASIGMKFPFWIKPFRSFRSFLAFRITNKEQFSKHIRKIRENIRFIHEPFIYLLKKYDMPPEIAYMKESCLAEKPLYGHQCTLEGYVFDGDVVIYGIVDSIRDRHFSSFSRYEYPSSLPDDVQNRMAGVCRRVIRHIELDYSVFNVEFFYDQSRDEVNLLEINPRISQSHADLFEKVHGVSHHRVMLQIAMGRKPDPLGKHGEFDYAAKFMHRTFEPGKVTKVPSGEEIASIADEMPGTIIKPRVSEGQQLSELQIQDSYSYELEDIFIGADSRNELVDKYHRVLEKISFSIER, from the coding sequence ATGAAACAGAATGTGTTTGTTGTGGGAATGGACCGGTTCAACCTCGAAAAACTACGGAGACTTCCTGAAGCAGAAGAATGTGATTTTCATGCTGCTCTTTATATCGATGAGATCAGGAACGTGTCACGATACGATATGGATGCATTGATCGCTACTGCAGAACAACGGATAAAGGAAACTCCCGGAGGTATCCATGCTGTTGTCAGCTACTTTGATTTTCCTGCCACCGATCTTGTACCCATAATTGCCAAAACCTTCGGGATTCCGGGGCCGGATCTGGAAAGTATGCTCAAATGCCAGCATAAGTACTGGAGCCGGCTTGCACAGCAACAGGTTATTCCCGATCACATCCCGGCATTTCATGCATTTGACCCTGCAGACGATGATCCCTTTGCCTCCATCGGGATGAAGTTCCCTTTCTGGATCAAGCCCTTCAGGTCATTCCGGTCTTTCCTGGCATTCAGAATAACCAACAAGGAACAGTTTAGCAAGCATATCCGCAAAATACGTGAAAATATCCGTTTCATCCACGAACCCTTTATTTACCTGTTGAAAAAATATGACATGCCGCCTGAGATCGCATATATGAAAGAAAGCTGCCTTGCCGAGAAACCACTCTATGGCCATCAGTGTACGCTTGAAGGTTATGTATTCGACGGTGATGTGGTCATCTATGGTATTGTCGATTCGATCCGCGACCGTCACTTCTCCTCGTTTTCACGTTACGAATATCCCTCTTCCCTCCCGGATGATGTACAGAACCGGATGGCCGGGGTTTGCCGGCGGGTTATCAGGCATATAGAACTTGATTATTCGGTGTTCAATGTGGAATTCTTCTACGATCAATCCCGTGACGAGGTAAATCTGCTGGAGATCAATCCCAGGATATCCCAGTCCCATGCGGATCTTTTCGAGAAAGTACACGGAGTTTCCCACCACCGTGTCATGCTACAGATAGCCATGGGCCGAAAACCTGATCCGCTCGGAAAGCACGGTGAGTTCGATTATGCCGCAAAGTTCATGCACCGAACTTTCGAGCCCGGTAAAGTAACAAAGGTTCCCTCCGGTGAGGAAATCGCATCAATCGCAGATGAAATGCCGGGAACCATAATCAAGCCACGTGTCAGTGAAGGACAGCAACTCTCGGAGCTACAGATACAGGACAGCTACAGCTACGAACTTGAGGATATCTTCATCGGTGCAGACAGCCGCAACGAGCTTGTTGATAAATATCATCGTGTACTTGAAAAGATCTCCTTTTCCATTGAAAGGTGA